The Paenibacillus macerans genome includes a window with the following:
- a CDS encoding ABC transporter permease — MMAANNRKAVARIAGRSLKANRPRNLIIISAIVLTTLLLTSVFTMAFSINESMQLTKMKTSGGDFHGSFKYLKPGEADRLLQHPAIKEYGKSVLVGFATDDALRGTALEIDQIDENEAKHSFIQFTQGGLPQEENGIAMSTWVLDLLGVPHELGAKVKLDLDIDGQAVSKEFVLSGYYPADRNLSMSGLAFVSEAFVQRNISQIDPERSRLSGSYVNTIRLDVMFGNSWDIEKKLQKVLSDTGLDVPYGVNWAYTSVALNEDPMNVIPLVILILIIMLSGYLLIYNIFHISVVRDIKFYGLLKTIGTTPRQLRRVISIQANRLYLAGLPVGLALGYGAGVWLLPLLLRLSDGMETVNSANPLIFLGAAIFAYLTVRIAASKPGRTAARVPPVEAVKYSGIGGHGAGRKTKRSLHGAKLFRMSFANLFRYKKKLLLMLASLSLSIILFSVIYTVISSFSVNKYLNTFISGDFVVKEDAGGLGGVPQPDTAVLTEEVCRELSGIDGVTGLDKVYYSADVLKMSEPIRRTLEPLAAAEDPRQPAFAMLLKNGAVPLQLHGLDRGWYGVLDKSEIAAGAFDPVKFDSGNYVLVTEAELGPDQYTSYYRPGDRIKPDGMKKSYEIMAVLKSDALYAAGTQFYMTGGFKVFWPADEFVKSAKDPVILSATLHADPAKLGEAEAAVKSIAASSPSLFVKSRGDYKQEMQGFIRIFQTIGYGLSFVIALIGILNYINTVITGMISRRNEFAILESVGMTRKQLKKMLVFEGLYSVLLTSLIVGTAGMGLTYAVAKGVADNIAFAEFRLNPLPIAAAVPLLIAIALIVTLAAYRRMSRATIVERLREAE; from the coding sequence ATGATGGCGGCGAACAACCGTAAGGCGGTTGCCCGCATCGCCGGGCGAAGCCTGAAGGCCAACCGGCCGCGCAATCTGATCATCATCAGCGCCATCGTGCTGACGACGCTGCTGCTCACCTCCGTGTTTACGATGGCCTTCAGCATCAACGAATCGATGCAGCTGACGAAAATGAAAACGTCCGGCGGCGATTTTCACGGCAGCTTCAAATATTTGAAGCCGGGGGAGGCGGACCGGCTCCTGCAGCACCCGGCGATTAAGGAGTACGGCAAATCCGTGCTGGTCGGGTTCGCGACGGACGACGCGTTGCGCGGCACCGCGCTGGAAATCGACCAAATCGACGAAAATGAGGCCAAGCACAGCTTCATTCAATTTACGCAGGGCGGTCTGCCGCAGGAGGAGAACGGGATCGCGATGAGCACTTGGGTGCTCGATTTACTCGGTGTTCCTCACGAACTGGGCGCCAAGGTAAAGCTCGATTTGGATATCGACGGTCAGGCGGTCTCCAAAGAGTTTGTGCTGTCGGGGTATTATCCGGCGGACCGCAACTTGTCGATGTCGGGGCTGGCTTTTGTATCGGAGGCGTTTGTGCAGCGGAATATTTCACAGATCGACCCCGAACGGTCGCGGCTCAGCGGCAGTTATGTCAATACGATCCGGCTGGACGTCATGTTCGGCAATTCCTGGGACATCGAGAAGAAGCTGCAAAAGGTGCTGTCCGACACCGGGCTGGATGTTCCTTACGGCGTCAACTGGGCCTACACCAGCGTAGCTCTGAATGAAGACCCGATGAATGTGATTCCGCTCGTCATCCTGATCTTGATTATTATGCTGAGCGGATATTTGCTGATCTACAATATTTTTCATATCTCCGTCGTGCGGGACATTAAATTTTACGGGCTCCTGAAAACGATCGGGACCACCCCGCGGCAGCTCAGAAGGGTCATTTCCATTCAAGCGAACCGGTTGTATTTGGCGGGGCTTCCGGTCGGGCTGGCTTTGGGCTACGGAGCCGGCGTGTGGCTGCTGCCGCTGTTGCTGCGCTTGTCCGATGGAATGGAGACCGTAAATTCGGCCAACCCGCTGATTTTTCTCGGAGCCGCCATTTTTGCTTATTTGACGGTCCGGATCGCCGCCAGCAAGCCGGGCCGGACGGCAGCGCGGGTTCCGCCGGTCGAGGCGGTGAAATATTCCGGGATCGGCGGCCATGGCGCGGGCCGGAAAACCAAACGCTCGCTGCATGGAGCCAAGCTGTTCAGGATGTCGTTTGCGAATCTGTTCCGCTACAAAAAGAAGCTGTTGCTCATGCTGGCCTCCTTGTCGTTAAGCATTATTTTGTTCAGCGTGATTTATACGGTCATCTCTTCGTTTAGCGTTAACAAGTATTTGAACACTTTTATTTCCGGAGACTTTGTCGTTAAAGAGGATGCCGGGGGCCTGGGTGGCGTGCCCCAGCCGGATACCGCCGTGCTTACGGAAGAGGTTTGCCGGGAGCTAAGCGGGATCGACGGCGTCACTGGCTTGGATAAAGTGTACTATAGTGCTGATGTGCTTAAAATGAGCGAGCCGATCCGGCGGACGCTGGAACCGCTGGCGGCGGCGGAAGACCCCAGGCAGCCCGCGTTCGCCATGCTTCTGAAGAACGGAGCCGTCCCGCTGCAGCTTCATGGCCTTGACCGCGGATGGTACGGTGTGCTCGACAAAAGCGAGATCGCCGCCGGTGCGTTTGACCCCGTCAAGTTCGATTCCGGGAATTATGTTCTCGTTACGGAAGCGGAGCTGGGCCCGGATCAATATACGAGCTATTATCGGCCTGGCGACCGGATTAAGCCGGACGGCATGAAGAAGAGTTATGAGATTATGGCGGTATTGAAATCGGATGCGCTGTATGCGGCGGGGACGCAGTTTTACATGACCGGAGGCTTTAAAGTGTTCTGGCCGGCGGACGAGTTCGTCAAGTCGGCGAAGGACCCGGTCATTTTGTCCGCGACCTTGCATGCCGATCCGGCCAAGCTTGGTGAAGCGGAGGCGGCGGTAAAATCCATCGCGGCGTCCAGTCCCAGCCTGTTCGTAAAATCCCGGGGGGATTACAAACAGGAGATGCAAGGCTTTATCCGCATCTTCCAAACGATCGGTTACGGTCTGAGCTTTGTGATCGCCCTGATCGGCATATTGAACTATATCAATACGGTGATCACCGGCATGATTTCCCGCCGTAATGAATTCGCCATTTTGGAGAGTGTCGGCATGACCCGAAAACAACTGAAGAAAATGCTTGTGTTTGAAGGGCTCTACAGCGTTTTATTGACGAGCCTGATTGTGGGTACGGCGGGGATGGGATTGACGTATGCGGTAGCCAAAGGAGTTGCGGACAACATCGCATTTGCGGAATTCCGGTTGAACCCGCTGCCGATAGCCGCCGCGGTGCCGCTGCTCATCGCGATCGCTTTGATCGTTACGCTGGCCGCCTACCGCCGGATGTCCAGGGCAACGATTGTGGAAAGGCTGCGGGAAGCGGAGTAA
- a CDS encoding TetR/AcrR family transcriptional regulator yields MAQINRREMVIEAAVKCFSLFGYKATTMDQVAKIANVAKGTIYTFFSNKEELFDEILRSIIAEMKRLTAQKVDENKPFFENLFQSMDALLEFRSEHELLAKLFQEVRNFGTQQAREGLEKIESAILDYLERQITLAGQRGEIHAFDPKVISFVMLKLYIALTLDWNKNHEPLEKERIKESMRIFLAGGLSAERPRMNH; encoded by the coding sequence TTGGCTCAAATCAACCGTCGGGAAATGGTGATTGAAGCCGCCGTGAAATGTTTTTCGCTGTTTGGCTATAAGGCGACGACGATGGATCAAGTGGCCAAAATCGCCAATGTAGCCAAGGGGACTATATATACATTTTTCTCCAACAAAGAAGAGCTGTTCGATGAAATTCTCCGTTCCATCATTGCGGAGATGAAGCGGCTCACGGCGCAAAAGGTGGATGAGAATAAGCCTTTTTTCGAGAATCTCTTTCAAAGCATGGATGCCTTGCTGGAGTTCAGAAGCGAGCATGAGCTGCTGGCCAAATTGTTTCAGGAGGTGCGTAATTTCGGCACCCAGCAGGCGCGGGAAGGTTTGGAAAAAATCGAAAGCGCCATTCTGGATTATTTGGAGCGGCAAATTACGCTGGCTGGACAGCGCGGTGAAATTCATGCTTTTGATCCGAAAGTGATCTCTTTCGTCATGCTGAAGCTGTACATAGCGTTAACGTTGGATTGGAACAAAAACCACGAGCCGCTGGAGAAGGAGCGAATCAAGGAATCCATGCGGATTTTTCTGGCGGGAGGCCTGTCGGCCGAGCGGCCGCGCATGAACCATTAA
- a CDS encoding ABC transporter permease: MNDRLTIGSMLAEEWKNIFKDRVIFVILLIGPIFYTFFFASLYSHRAVLEIPTLIYDEDQSQLSQQIIQALDAHQSIKVVGEVHSSRELRQAIDNGEARAGVIIPADLEAKLKRGTPTPIVAAVDGTNLMITNAVVKGANEVVTTYSYGTTTKRLQQQGMKDEQVSATLSIIPFTSRTLYNPTYDYVDFLVTGMAGTTLQQVMFMAVGMAVAREKEERTWSRFAVWKRSPWKIMFVKMFPYWLIGILNVFVVMAILTSVYELSFRGSAWSILLIAVVFSFAVASVGYLLSLIAPNKITALQISMLVALPSFSLSGHSWPMEAMPKFLQVIAHGLPLTYFLEAVRAVMLKGLTTAQVLKDCIATGLIGLITLLASLLYSRFVSFRHTADHDADQVLAPPAPAFAESSQPPVMAAQTTTTPM; the protein is encoded by the coding sequence GTGAACGATAGGCTTACGATAGGCTCTATGCTGGCGGAAGAGTGGAAAAATATTTTCAAGGACCGGGTGATCTTCGTCATCCTGCTGATCGGGCCGATTTTTTATACGTTTTTTTTCGCCTCCCTTTACAGTCATCGGGCGGTTTTGGAAATTCCCACGCTCATTTACGATGAAGATCAGAGCCAGTTAAGCCAACAAATCATCCAGGCGCTGGATGCGCATCAGTCGATCAAAGTCGTCGGGGAAGTCCATTCGAGCCGGGAACTACGGCAAGCGATCGATAACGGCGAAGCCAGAGCCGGGGTGATCATCCCGGCCGATCTGGAAGCCAAGCTGAAGCGGGGAACGCCGACGCCGATCGTCGCCGCGGTGGACGGCACCAACCTGATGATCACGAACGCCGTCGTCAAGGGCGCCAACGAAGTGGTCACGACGTACAGCTACGGAACGACGACCAAAAGGCTGCAGCAGCAAGGAATGAAGGATGAACAGGTGAGCGCGACCTTATCGATCATCCCGTTTACCTCGCGTACACTTTATAACCCGACCTATGATTACGTGGATTTCCTCGTCACCGGGATGGCTGGAACGACGCTGCAGCAGGTCATGTTTATGGCCGTCGGGATGGCGGTCGCCCGGGAAAAGGAAGAGCGGACCTGGAGCCGCTTCGCCGTGTGGAAGAGAAGCCCGTGGAAAATCATGTTCGTCAAAATGTTTCCGTATTGGCTTATCGGTATTTTGAACGTCTTCGTCGTCATGGCGATTCTCACCTCCGTGTATGAGCTGTCGTTCCGCGGGTCGGCGTGGTCGATTTTGCTGATCGCCGTAGTCTTCTCTTTTGCCGTGGCGTCCGTCGGTTATTTGCTCAGCCTGATTGCTCCCAACAAAATCACGGCGTTGCAAATTTCCATGCTGGTCGCGCTTCCTTCTTTTTCGCTGTCGGGACATTCCTGGCCGATGGAGGCGATGCCCAAATTTCTGCAGGTGATCGCCCACGGCCTGCCGCTGACCTATTTTCTCGAGGCGGTGCGCGCGGTGATGCTGAAGGGGCTGACGACCGCCCAAGTTTTGAAGGATTGCATAGCGACCGGTTTGATCGGTTTGATCACATTGCTGGCATCGCTGCTTTATTCCCGATTTGTATCGTTCAGACATACTGCGGATCACGATGCGGACCAGGTGCTGGCGCCGCCGGCTCCGGCGTTCGCGGAATCCTCGCAGCCCCCGGTAATGGCGGCCCAAACGACGACAACGCCAATGTAG
- a CDS encoding ABC transporter ATP-binding protein, with translation MPILQIEGLKKYYGQGSTAVKALDGIDLSVEKGEFVAIVGTSGSGKSTLLHMLGGLDRATEGKVYVDGNDIFAMDDEKLTIFRRRSVGFVFQSYNLIPILNAYENIVLPIELDGARVDKEYVDQVIGALGLGDKVHNLPANLSGGQQQRVAIARALASKPAIILADEPTGNLDSKTSQEVMILLKQMSERFNQTIVMITHNEEIALTADRIVRIEDGRIAGRFGRAEGQEAGSR, from the coding sequence ATGCCGATTCTGCAAATCGAGGGGCTTAAGAAATATTACGGTCAAGGAAGCACCGCCGTAAAGGCGCTGGACGGAATCGACCTGAGCGTGGAAAAAGGCGAATTTGTCGCGATCGTCGGCACGAGCGGCAGCGGCAAAAGCACGCTGCTTCATATGCTGGGCGGGCTGGATCGGGCGACGGAGGGAAAGGTGTACGTTGACGGAAACGATATTTTTGCGATGGATGACGAGAAGCTGACAATCTTCCGGCGGCGTTCGGTCGGCTTCGTGTTTCAGAGCTACAATCTGATCCCGATCCTGAATGCTTACGAAAATATCGTGCTGCCGATCGAACTGGACGGAGCCCGCGTGGACAAGGAATACGTGGACCAGGTTATCGGCGCGCTTGGGCTTGGCGATAAGGTGCACAATCTGCCGGCGAATTTGTCCGGCGGGCAGCAGCAGCGGGTGGCGATTGCCAGGGCGCTGGCGAGCAAGCCTGCGATCATACTCGCGGACGAGCCGACCGGAAACCTGGACAGCAAAACAAGCCAGGAAGTGATGATCCTGCTGAAGCAGATGAGCGAGCGGTTCAATCAGACGATCGTGATGATTACCCATAATGAAGAGATCGCGCTCACCGCCGACAGGATCGTGCGGATCGAAGATGGCCGCATCGCCGGCCGTTTCGGCCGCGCCGAAGGGCAGGAGGCGGGTTCGAGATGA
- the sdaAA gene encoding L-serine ammonia-lyase, iron-sulfur-dependent, subunit alpha, with the protein MRFRNLRELVALCDKEVLTISQVMLQDQAAESGQSEAEIMAAMAEYYQIMKEAVRRGLTEEITSTSGLTGGDAKRVNEYRGSGEPAAGDIACQAMAYALAVSEVNASMGRIVATPTAGSCGIIPGVFVSAQERFGWEDEHLVRGLFCAGAIGYVIANNSFISGAEGGCQAEIGSAIGMAAGAMVELRGGTPEQAVHAVGLALKNTLGLICDPVGGLVEIPCIVRNGFGAVNALAAADMALAGVRSAIPSDEVIDVMLEVGSAMPSRHRETAQGGLAQTPTGRKIMKELRNRKK; encoded by the coding sequence ATGCGTTTTCGGAATTTGCGGGAGCTCGTCGCTTTGTGCGATAAGGAGGTCCTGACGATTTCGCAGGTGATGCTGCAGGATCAGGCGGCGGAAAGCGGCCAGAGCGAAGCGGAAATCATGGCGGCGATGGCCGAGTATTATCAAATTATGAAGGAAGCGGTACGCCGAGGATTGACGGAGGAAATTACCTCGACGAGCGGGCTGACGGGCGGCGATGCCAAAAGGGTGAACGAATACCGCGGCAGCGGGGAGCCCGCCGCGGGGGACATCGCCTGTCAGGCCATGGCTTACGCTTTGGCGGTCTCCGAGGTCAACGCCTCGATGGGGCGGATCGTGGCCACCCCGACGGCCGGATCCTGCGGCATCATCCCGGGGGTGTTCGTCAGTGCGCAGGAACGTTTTGGCTGGGAGGATGAGCATCTGGTGCGAGGTTTGTTCTGCGCCGGGGCGATCGGGTACGTCATCGCCAACAACTCGTTTATCTCCGGCGCGGAAGGCGGATGCCAGGCGGAAATCGGCTCGGCGATCGGCATGGCGGCGGGCGCGATGGTCGAGCTGCGCGGGGGAACGCCGGAGCAGGCGGTGCACGCCGTCGGTCTGGCGCTGAAAAATACGCTGGGCCTGATCTGCGATCCGGTCGGCGGCCTGGTTGAAATCCCCTGCATCGTCCGCAACGGCTTCGGGGCGGTCAATGCGCTGGCGGCCGCGGATATGGCGCTTGCCGGCGTGCGCAGCGCGATTCCGTCCGACGAAGTCATCGACGTCATGCTGGAGGTCGGCTCCGCGATGCCCAGCCGGCATCGGGAAACGGCCCAGGGCGGCCTGGCCCAAACGCCGACCGGCCGCAAAATCATGAAAGAGCTGCGAAACCGGAAAAAATGA
- a CDS encoding HlyD family secretion protein, with translation MEKLRALIPRLLIYVAIVLLIAGGIWILNSNQITSGSEKENRPTAFIEADQSSASFKVGGRIVELLAEEGDEVKKGDILAQIESDEVKAKVSQAQAAVAVTEGQIGQAAASVNAAKSKKAEGESAVFLTAETIDKQIAQAQAVVQAAQAKVNGLKAGARPQELKQAKVQMEAAKKAYDIAKDNLQRTTGLFAEGIVSQADFDKVNLSYTQAEASYNAAVEQYNMAKEGARQEEIDAAEAQLEQAKAALALAEANKAQIEIKRQDVDAAVAMIEQAEAAQRTAESGKKQAAAALKEAQTYLGYTKLIAPVDGVIVSQSAELGEIVGSGFPVFTIQQTEAVKTAKFYLPETEMAGLKKGDIVNVKLVADGSMQKAKVVTIAQAATFASQKATQNTGDLDIRSFGIKVQFIDLPDTAATGMTVEWYGKDGGTSGGQAGTEESPGKADKADKADKAGEAQ, from the coding sequence ATGGAAAAGTTAAGAGCACTGATACCCAGGTTGTTGATTTATGTTGCGATCGTTCTGCTCATTGCGGGCGGAATCTGGATCCTGAACTCGAACCAGATTACCTCAGGCAGCGAAAAAGAGAATCGCCCGACGGCGTTTATCGAGGCTGATCAATCGAGCGCGAGCTTTAAAGTCGGGGGACGGATCGTCGAGCTGTTGGCGGAGGAAGGCGATGAGGTGAAAAAGGGGGATATCCTGGCCCAGATCGAAAGCGATGAGGTCAAAGCCAAGGTATCCCAGGCCCAGGCGGCGGTGGCCGTGACCGAAGGCCAGATCGGGCAAGCGGCAGCTTCCGTAAATGCGGCGAAATCGAAAAAAGCGGAGGGTGAAAGTGCCGTTTTCCTGACGGCGGAAACGATCGACAAACAGATCGCGCAGGCGCAGGCGGTGGTTCAGGCGGCCCAGGCCAAGGTTAATGGGCTCAAAGCGGGAGCGCGCCCGCAGGAGCTGAAGCAGGCGAAAGTCCAAATGGAAGCGGCCAAAAAAGCTTACGACATCGCCAAGGACAATTTGCAGCGGACCACAGGCTTGTTTGCCGAAGGGATAGTCAGCCAAGCCGATTTTGACAAAGTGAACTTGTCCTATACGCAGGCAGAAGCGTCTTACAACGCCGCGGTCGAGCAATACAACATGGCGAAAGAAGGCGCCCGGCAGGAGGAGATCGATGCTGCCGAAGCCCAGCTTGAGCAGGCGAAAGCGGCTTTGGCGCTGGCCGAGGCCAACAAGGCGCAAATTGAAATCAAGCGCCAGGATGTGGACGCGGCCGTGGCGATGATCGAGCAGGCCGAGGCGGCCCAGCGGACGGCCGAGTCCGGCAAGAAGCAAGCCGCCGCAGCGCTGAAGGAGGCCCAAACCTATCTGGGCTACACCAAGCTGATCGCTCCCGTAGACGGGGTAATCGTGTCCCAATCGGCGGAGCTCGGCGAAATCGTAGGTTCCGGGTTCCCCGTATTTACGATTCAGCAGACCGAAGCGGTCAAGACGGCGAAATTTTATTTGCCCGAAACCGAGATGGCCGGCCTGAAAAAAGGCGATATCGTAAACGTGAAACTCGTTGCCGACGGCAGCATGCAGAAGGCCAAGGTCGTTACGATAGCGCAGGCGGCGACGTTCGCTTCGCAAAAAGCGACGCAGAATACCGGGGACCTGGACATCCGCTCCTTCGGCATTAAAGTTCAGTTCATCGATTTGCCGGACACCGCCGCGACCGGGATGACCGTGGAATGGTACGGCAAGGACGGCGGAACCTCCGGGGGGCAGGCGGGAACTGAGGAATCGCCGGGCAAAGCGGACAAAGCGGACAAAGCGGACAAAGCGGGTGAAGCCCAGTGA
- a CDS encoding response regulator transcription factor — MTTILIVEDDMSLNKGIALTLAQDGISIEQAYDLAGAERRLAAGGVDLIVLDVNLPDGSGLDFCEKVRAGSRVPVIFLTANDMESDIVMGFELGGDDYITKPFSLMVLRSRVMAVLRRCDFGQEDKAAIPPFLFDFGRMDYRKQGQSISLSITEQKLLKTLVANRGQILTREQLMDAVWLREAEFVDENALTVTIKRLRAKIEDDPSAPKYIKTVYGLGYMWADAGVRR; from the coding sequence ATGACGACCATTCTGATCGTGGAAGACGATATGAGCTTGAACAAGGGGATTGCGTTAACGCTGGCCCAGGACGGGATTTCGATCGAACAGGCCTATGATTTGGCCGGCGCGGAGCGGCGGCTTGCCGCAGGGGGCGTCGATTTGATCGTGCTCGACGTGAATTTGCCGGACGGGAGCGGGCTTGATTTTTGCGAAAAAGTAAGGGCGGGGTCGCGCGTGCCGGTTATTTTTTTGACCGCCAACGATATGGAGTCGGACATCGTCATGGGCTTTGAGCTCGGCGGGGACGATTACATCACCAAGCCGTTCAGCCTGATGGTGCTGCGCTCCCGGGTGATGGCGGTGCTGCGCCGCTGCGATTTCGGACAGGAGGACAAGGCGGCGATTCCGCCGTTTCTGTTCGACTTCGGGAGAATGGATTACCGCAAGCAGGGGCAAAGCATCAGCCTCAGCATTACGGAGCAGAAGCTGCTGAAAACGCTGGTGGCCAACCGGGGGCAAATCTTGACGCGGGAGCAGCTGATGGACGCCGTGTGGTTGCGGGAGGCCGAATTTGTGGACGAGAACGCCCTGACGGTGACGATTAAAAGATTGCGCGCCAAAATCGAAGACGACCCGTCCGCGCCGAAGTACATCAAAACCGTATACGGTCTCGGATACATGTGGGCCGACGCGGGGGTGCGGCGATGA
- a CDS encoding sensor histidine kinase, whose translation MSGGGIGRATGQGRSSAQAGSRGRNALAFAPVYAAYGTLFGLLVLGYPVAARYLAGEVFGPPLWLPVSFAAAMFLAAISFALVLRARAAAAIQAAFDIVDAAIGGRQRLTGYAETNLSALENKVFRYVELTRARERQIETERSKIKTLISDISHQTKTPLSSIMLYSELLEEVPALPEAARQYAAQIKLQAAKLDWLIGSLVKMSRLEAGMISLQTAVSPVIATITQAVSHVYAAAERKGTRIAIDCDPAAAAKHDPKWTAEALFNLLENAVKYSEPGSGVRISVQAGEMFTRIDVADQGIGIAESEWNDIFKRFYRSKQAAGHEGVGIGLYLAREIVTAQGGYVKVSSKLREGAVFSVFLPAI comes from the coding sequence ATGAGCGGCGGCGGAATTGGCAGAGCAACCGGCCAAGGTCGATCCAGCGCGCAAGCCGGCTCCCGAGGCCGGAACGCCCTTGCTTTTGCCCCGGTCTATGCGGCGTACGGGACATTGTTCGGCCTGCTGGTGCTGGGCTACCCGGTTGCGGCCCGGTATTTGGCCGGCGAGGTGTTCGGCCCGCCGCTCTGGTTGCCCGTTTCCTTTGCCGCAGCGATGTTCCTGGCCGCCATCTCCTTCGCCCTGGTCCTGAGGGCCAGAGCGGCGGCCGCGATCCAAGCGGCCTTCGACATTGTGGACGCGGCGATCGGCGGCCGGCAGCGGCTCACCGGCTACGCGGAAACGAATCTTTCCGCGTTGGAAAACAAAGTGTTCCGCTATGTCGAGCTGACCCGGGCGCGCGAGCGGCAAATCGAAACGGAACGGAGCAAGATCAAAACGCTGATCTCCGACATTTCGCACCAGACGAAAACGCCGCTCTCAAGCATCATGCTGTACAGCGAACTGCTGGAAGAAGTCCCGGCTCTGCCCGAGGCTGCCCGCCAGTATGCGGCTCAGATCAAGCTCCAAGCGGCGAAGCTGGACTGGCTGATCGGCTCGCTGGTCAAAATGTCCCGGCTGGAGGCAGGCATGATCTCGCTGCAGACCGCCGTGTCCCCGGTGATCGCCACGATCACGCAAGCCGTATCGCATGTGTATGCGGCGGCGGAGCGCAAAGGCACACGGATCGCGATTGACTGCGATCCGGCGGCCGCGGCGAAGCACGATCCGAAATGGACCGCGGAGGCGCTCTTCAACCTGCTGGAGAATGCGGTCAAATACAGCGAGCCCGGAAGCGGCGTGCGTATTTCGGTTCAGGCGGGCGAAATGTTCACCCGCATCGATGTCGCCGACCAGGGGATCGGCATCGCGGAGAGCGAATGGAACGATATTTTTAAACGCTTTTACCGCAGCAAGCAAGCGGCGGGGCACGAAGGCGTCGGAATCGGCCTGTATCTGGCCAGGGAGATCGTTACCGCCCAGGGCGGGTACGTCAAGGTGTCGTCCAAGCTCCGCGAGGGAGCGGTGTTCTCTGTTTTTTTGCCCGCGATTTAG
- a CDS encoding transposase translates to MEVNTGTELQLFSSRFNSEQDCMEALIAMKWPSGFVCPRCAHTRCSRLTSRHIPLFECGKCKHQTSPLVGTIFEGTHLPLVKWFQALELFLLEGGISALRLRQVIRVTYKTAWSMLHKIRHSVGEFDARELLSGDVKVNSDQYGRNPSQCQLSHPYASAVVAGCTVTESGEPEQVKIRLVPNKRGGEKRANRHDLTAFISGHVDVCTSVVQLFPQAFRLCAPLRRVVREAWESLKSTYGALGLKHLQAYLNEYTGRRRLRLPGGLHGAEETMRQKLLQMCVAIPAIPYRKLIARQPNQPLAAEA, encoded by the coding sequence ATGGAAGTCAATACGGGAACGGAACTTCAGCTATTCAGCAGCCGTTTTAACAGCGAGCAGGACTGCATGGAAGCGCTGATCGCGATGAAGTGGCCCAGCGGCTTCGTCTGCCCGCGCTGCGCTCACACCCGGTGCAGCCGTCTGACTTCCCGGCATATCCCTTTGTTCGAGTGCGGAAAGTGCAAGCATCAAACATCGCCTTTGGTCGGCACGATTTTTGAAGGAACGCATCTGCCCCTGGTGAAGTGGTTCCAGGCGCTGGAGTTGTTCCTGCTTGAGGGCGGCATCTCGGCGCTGCGGCTGCGCCAGGTGATCCGGGTCACCTACAAGACCGCCTGGTCAATGCTGCACAAAATACGTCATTCCGTAGGGGAGTTCGATGCCCGGGAGCTGCTCTCTGGAGACGTGAAGGTAAACAGCGATCAGTATGGGCGTAATCCGTCCCAGTGTCAGCTTTCGCATCCGTACGCCTCGGCGGTCGTGGCCGGCTGCACGGTCACGGAGTCGGGCGAGCCGGAGCAGGTCAAAATCCGCCTGGTGCCAAATAAGCGGGGAGGCGAAAAGAGGGCAAACCGTCACGATCTAACCGCGTTTATTAGCGGGCATGTGGATGTCTGTACATCGGTGGTACAATTGTTCCCTCAGGCCTTTCGGCTGTGTGCGCCTTTGCGGAGAGTGGTGAGAGAGGCGTGGGAATCGCTGAAGAGTACGTATGGAGCCTTGGGACTGAAGCATCTGCAGGCGTACCTGAACGAATACACCGGACGCCGCCGACTGCGCCTGCCCGGAGGACTGCACGGAGCGGAAGAAACGATGCGGCAGAAGTTGCTGCAGATGTGTGTGGCGATTCCGGCGATCCCTTACCGTAAGCTGATCGCGCGCCAACCGAACCAGCCCCTTGCGGCTGAGGCCTGA